The Corvus cornix cornix isolate S_Up_H32 chromosome 15, ASM73873v5, whole genome shotgun sequence genome includes the window GACCCCGCCCTGTGTCCCTGCGCCACCCACCCGCGGGTACCGGTGCCTGTCCcgcagcacagcccagcccgAGTCTCTGTGACAACCCTCGGTGCCAGGGTGACACCGGCCTGTCCCCTTCTTCAGGGAGCACAGGATggagggatgagggatggaTCCAGGGATCATCCACACGGTCCCTGCAAAGCCCCTTCCTGCTGGTTTCTGGCAGCTGGACCAGCACCTAAGGGTGCCGgccctggggtgctgctggcGCCCCAAATCCCCAGGCGGTGCTTCCACAAGGATTGGGACCCCGAGACAGATGAGGGAGGTGACCTCAGTCTCTGTCCCTGCCACGGGACGGGAAGCGGGAGCCGCTCACCCTCTCCACAGCCCCATTATAGCCCCAagctgggtttggggtgctgggaATGGTACTGGGCACCCCATCGTTGTGCAGATAACCAGACCCCCGCAGTGGGATACCCAGCACGGCGCCGTGACCCCCCCcggtggggaaactgaggcagggacaCGGCACCGTTCCCAGCTGCCCGGCCCTGGGAGCGGCCGGCGGTGCCAAGCTGGCACATCCGCAGGTGCCCGGGACTGCCAGCTCTGCCGAGCCGTATCCCCGGGGCAGGAGCAGGCGGGGGTCTCCCCGCACCCCCCCGCTCACCACCCCACCCCCCAAAGGGTGCAGATGCCCAGCAGGGGTGGGGGTGCAGGGGCTatgcccccctcccccccctccccccccagtGTCACCCCCAGGCTTGGGGGCATCCTCTGTGCCCACCCTGCTGGGGGGCACGAAAGAGATACTaaaggggctggggggctcaTACGCCTCTGGGGGGGGGGCTGGCAATGCCCGCGCCCTCCAGACCCCCACTGTGGGGCAATGGGTGCAAGCAGGGACCCCCAAAACTGTGCGGAGAGCAGAGCACCCAGAGGGAGAAGAGCACGCAGCACCCCCTCCCCGCCACATCTCCCggggtgggtttgggggaaACAGGGGGGCCCTGAGCCCCCCAAGTCACTCACACGTCCTTGGCCGGCAGGTCCTTCCCCTCCAGCACCCGGCAGCGCAGCGAAGTGGTTTTGGCCATGCCGGCGAACTTCAAACTTGGGGGTGGGCACCTGGGGGGCTGCGATGGGTGCCCGGGGGTGCCCTGACCCCCCCCAAAGCGCCGGCGGGGCTGCCAGCGCCGGCCTCCGCCTCCGCCGCTTCTCGCCGTcgcttcttcctcttccctatTCAGGTTGGTTTTGTCGCCGCTTCGCTCCCACCTGCGCCCGAAAGCCCCGGCGGGCACAGGGCGAGCGTGGGTGAGGTGGCACTGTGCCCACCGTGGGGGTCCCGTCGCGGGCCGGTGACCAGCGAGCAAAGCCACCCCCCGTGCTAgaggtggggaaactgaggcacggggtCACGGCAGAGCGGTGGCACCTGGGGTGGTGGGGGGCTTCTGCCATGTCAGAGCTGAGGGGCACAAGGGGTGGGGGGCTCGGTCTGGACCCCAAAGTGCCAAAATAAGGGGGGAATGGGTGAACACTGGACTTGGGGATagggggaggaaggaggtgcATGGGACCCCCAGGACCCCCAAGGGATCTCTCCCCCTCCGGGTGACCCCAGCCCTCAGAGGGGACACGCTGAGCCCAACTGGGGGGACTCCGGCAGGTCTTGGGGTGTCTGTGGGTGCAGCACCCCAATCCTACTGCTCCCTGCACCCCGGCCTCGCTGCACCAGGGAGCCCGAGGCATGGGGACGGAGGGCACCGGGGGGCGAGGGGGggcatccctgccctggtgaggcacagtGGGGACATGGGGGGCTGGAGGGTGCGGAATTTGGGGTGCGGGAGGGGGGTGCCCAGATGTCTCCTGCCGTGACTCACGGGGGGCATTGCCAGGGTGGGCATCACCCAGTGGGTGCTGAAGGGGCTCAGAGGGGGGGGCTGATGTTGGGGTGCTGATTCTTAGCGGGGACGATGTGGGGGCACGGGGTCATTGGGGTGCTACTAATGGGGGGCTCAATGAGATCcttgggggctgctgggggcgCTGAATGTGGGGGTGCTGGTCCTGTGGGGACTGCTGAACGGGGGCGGGGGGTGTCATCCAGTGGGTGCTGGGTCCTGGGGGTGTCACTGCCGGGGGGTGTCACCCTGTGGGTCCTGGGGATGGGGGTCACTGCCAGCAGTGTCCCCGTGTGGGTGCTGGGTCCCTGAGGGGGTCAGTGCTGGGGGATGTCaccctgtgggtgctggggacGGGGGTCACTGCCGGGGGATGTCaccctgtgggtgctggggacaggggtcaCTGCCGGGGGGTGTCCCCGTGTGGGTGCGGGGTCCCTGAGGGGGTCACTGCCGGCAGTGTCCCCGGGTGGGTGCGGGGTCCCTGAGGGGGTCACTGTCCCCGggcccggcgggcggggggAGGCCCCGTTCCCGCCCTTTCTCCCTCAGGGGAGCTGTTCCCCGTCCCCCTCCCGCCCCATCCCGGCGCTTCCCCGGCGCTCCCCGGCGCTCCCCTGTCGCGGGGCGGTGCCGTTGGCGGCGGGCCGGAGGAGGCGGCTCCGGGTCCCCTCCCCGCGCCGCCGcttccgccgccgccgccgccgccgccctgggccgggcgggcccggcggggccgagcgggcggcggggccgccaTGAAGCCGAGCGAAGGTGAGCGGGAGCCGGGCGGGGACACAGGGGGGGCTCGGCATATGAGGGGTGACGGGGGTTTTGGGGGCTCTGGGGCTAACGTGGCCGTCCCGCCGCAGAGGAGCCGGTGCTGCTGGCGGAGCTGAAGCCGGGCCGGCCCCAACGCTACGATTGGAAATCCAGCTGCGAGACCTGGAGCGTCGCCTTCTCCCCTGACGGGGCCTGGTTCGCCTGGTCCCAGGGACACTGCGTGGTCAAGCTGATCCCGTGGCCCCTGGGGGAGGCCGAACTGTGAGTGCGgagtcatggaatgggttgggttgagaagggaccctaaagctcagccagttccaccccctgccatcggcagggacgccttccactatcccaggctgctccaagccccgtccaacctggccttggatacttccacgggcagcttctctgggcaccctgtgccagggcctgcccaccctcccaggcaacaattccttcccaatatcccatccagccctgccctctggcactgggaagccattccctgtgtcctgtccctccatgccttgtccccagtccctctccagctctcctggagcccctgccaggggctctgagctctccctggagccttctccaggttaacacccccagctctcccagcctggctccagagcagaggggctccagccctggagcatctcctcctctggtctcactccagcagctccaggtccttctgatGTTGGGGAcctcagggctggggcagctctgcaggtggggtctcacctgagtggggcagaggggcagaattcccccTCCGCTGCTGCCCACACTGAAGGATCAGCCCAGGACATGGTGGTTTCAGGCATGGCCAGCCCTCACTCACCAGCACCAAAGTTCTTTTCCCCAAGGCTgctctccatccatccatttcCCAGCCTGGACTGATCCTGGGGCTTGCTCAGTGTGGGGTGAAGATGGGTGCACAAAGCTGAGGCGGGGGATCCCGGCGTGAACGTTccacccatccctgcctccctccagcagctgcaaaacCTCGGAGCGCAAGAGCCGGGGCGGCAAAGCGGAGACCAGGAGCCGTGGGGCAGCCAAGGAGAAGACTCTGGAGTGTGGGCAGATCGTGTGGGGCCTGGCCTTCAGCgcctggccagcagctgaggatgGGGACACGGATCCTGCCTGTACTGTGGGGCTTCCCTGCCTGGTCCTGGCCACCGGGCTCAACGACGGGCAGATCAAGGTGTGGGAGGTGCAGACAGGTGAGCAGCCCTCGCTGTCCTGGCTTCAGGCTGGCTGTCCCTTGTTCCCCTGTGGAAGGAGATCCcatctccctccttccccaatACCTGCCCTGTCCCAAGCAGGGCTGCATGAGGGGCACTGCCTCAATCCCAATGGAGGGATGGCACTGAGCATGGCTCCTCTCCTCAGGGCACCTCCTCTTCAGCCTCTTGGGACACCAGGATGTTGTCAGGGATCTGAGCTTTGCTCCCAATGGAAGCCCCATCCTCGTGTCGGCCTCGCGGGACAAGACTTTGCGTGTGTGGGACCTGAGCAGGGACGGTAGGAACATGCAGGGATATCCCTGTGCTGGgtcagggaaggaggagaaaccCACCTTGTTGGGAGAGGACCTTTGGGGACAGTATTTGAGGCAGAAGGGGCCAGCAGAGTGTAACCTGGGAGGTGCAGGAGGGCATTGCCTTGGGATTTACCCAGGGAATCCCCAGCACAGTGTGAATTCCCactggggaaagggagggaaagcaaagccaagGAGTCCTGCTCCCCTCTGGTGACACAtttctgctgtccccagggcgGCAGGTCCAGGTGCTGTCAGGCCACGTGCAGTGGGTCTATTGCTGCTCCATCTCCCCAGACTGCAGCATGCTCTGCTCCGCCGCTGGCGAGAAATCGGTGAGTCCTGCAGGATGGGAGCCATCCCTGTGCCTGCCAAATCCAGCCCTCTGTGCCCCCAGAAACCCCCCTGGGAGAAGGGGCCAGGCCATCCTGCCCTGGCTCctcaggagctggcagctgggagcagggcccgTGTGGTTTAAACCTTGGGATGCTCCCAGCCTGATCCCATAtcctgcaggcactgctgtggaGCATGAGATCCTACACCCTCATCCGGAGGCTGGAGGGCCACCAGAGCAGTGTGGTGTCCTGTGACTTCTCCCCGGACTCTGCGCTCCTTGTCACCGCTTCCTACGACGCCTGCGTCATCATGTGGGACCCCTACACCGGCGAGCAGCTCAGGACGCTGCGGTACGgacctgggaggggacacagcaaTGCCAGGGAGCCTTTTAGGGCTGGATGTGGCTTTCCCTTCTCGCTGGGCACAGCCACCACCTCTCCCCTGCTGCCAAGGGTGGCATGGGGGTCTGGCTTGCCAAGTCTgactgctctgccagccccggctggggaaggtgctggTGGCAGCCCAGAGCTGACGCTGGGATGTTGTCCCCACCCACAGCCATGTCCCATTGCACTCCACGCTGGATTCCAGCAGTGAAATCCACACCAGCTCCCTGCGCTCCGTCTGCTTCTCCCCCGAGGGGCTCTACCTGGCCACGGTGGCGGACGACAGGTGAGTGAACTCCTGTGGGGACCCAGAGAGGGGCCCAGCAGGAGACCAAAATGAACGAGGAGCTCAGGAAGTGGGGAATAAATGCACCAGGTCCCCAGCAATTCCTGGAATAAGTGGAAAGGTCAGGCCCGCTGGGACACCATGGCTTGGCTGTGACAAGGGGTAGCAAGGTCAGGGCCCTGCCACCCTGAGCTGAGGTTCCTGTCCTCCTGGGTGCTGTGCCACCCTCAGCATGTCACTCTCTGCAGGGGACAGTCCTGCCTGGGACACTCCCATGGGAAGCAAATCCTTCCCCAGTTTGTGTGTCTTCAGGTGATCCCAGAGGCTTCATTTTGGCAGCAGGCACCGCATCGTgtcctctccctttctccacAGGCTCCTGAGGATCTGGGCCTTGGAGCTTCGGTCTCCAGTGGCCTTTGCCCCCATGACCAACGGTCTGTGCTGCATGTACTTCCCACATGGAGGATTCATTGCCACAGGGTGAGTAAACACCAGAAGAGGGCGGAGAAACAcggggctgctccctcctcctgcagctcagcaaaTTCTGGGCTTCCCTGGGGGCGCCTGATGGTTTTCCTGGGCTGCATGCTTGCAGCAAGCTTGGGAATATTTGGGGGGCAATTGGAACTCCTTGTGTCCTTCTGCCCTGTGCTCAGGGTTGTTTGGATCCCATTGCAGGACCAGGGACGGCCACGTCCAGTTCTGGACAGCGCCGAGGGTCCTCTCATCGCTCAAGCACTTGTGTCGCAAAGCCCTGCGCACCTTCCTCACGACCTACCAGGTGCTGGCGCTGCCCATTCCCAGGAAGCTGAAGGAATTCCTCACTTACCGGACTTTTTAAGGCAGCAGGGGGAGCAGAGGCATGGAGGTGAGCCCCAGGGCTCAGCCCGGGCTGCTGGTTCTGCAGGAACGTCGAGCCATGAGCCAGGAGCGCTGCTGCTCCCGTGGTTTTGGGGCTGTGGAGGGCTTTTTTTGGTGTCATAATacaaaaacccagcaaaatcCCACGCAGAGGGcgaggggcagagctgcagtggccCTGCAGGGGACACGGGTGGGACACAGGTCCCCCTgtcccctgctgcctgctggggttGGGTCAGGTGCTTCTGCTTCCGAGTGCAATGGTGTGGGATGACGGtggggcagctgctgtgggagcagagctgttgtCACCTGCACAAATATGGGGCTAAACCCCCCTCAAAACACCCACCTGGGAATGCCCCTCCATCCCGGTGGAGcgcaggctctgctgctctcctggcgTGGGCAGGAGCGGGACAAGCCCGAGCGGGTGTCAATAAACAAAAATTGATTCCTCATGATTTCCCTCCCGGCTCGCTCAGGTGACCTGGGAgtgcctggcactgccctggctgccagggagggGTGGCAGAGGTGTCCATCTGTGCAAAAAGGTGGCTTCAGTCCACGCCCTGCTCCCATTCCTGTTGTTTTCTCTCCGTGCTGGAGCGCGGCACTCGATCAGCCCAATTCCCAGACATGCTGAGCATgcagcagtgttttgtttgtcCCCTTTCTCCAGCTTAGCTGGTGGCTGGAGCAACAGCACATTCCTTGTGTGCTGGCAGGCTCTGTGGAGGGAATTCTCCTCCAAACATCCCCAGGATGTTGTTTTTCCCTTGGGAACGGCTGAACACAGAAAGCTGGTGCTTCCCTAACCCCCCACCTCCCTCcaggagggaaaagcaaagaCCAGTGTGACCTGCTGGGCTTTGGAGGCACCTGTATTTCCCCAAGGAGCTTGGGAATAACGTTACCCAACTCTTGTGCCCTGGCTGTGGGCTCAAGGCTTCCATAAAGGgactgggaggctgcagggagcagctccaggcacgGGGCCGATGGTCCTTCCCAAATCCAGCAGCAGATCCACCTGGCAGGACTCAGGCTTCGGCCACCACCAGGTCCCTGGTGACCTGGAAGGCGGCGATGAGGGAGCTCAGCTGGATCTTCTCGCTGGTGCCAGCAGCCAAGCGGTACCTGGAGAGGGGGCCAAGGGAAGCTGTAGGCCTTTCCACCACTGTGGGTGCCCCCCAAAGCCGTGGGCTGTGTGCCAGCGGTGCCCAGCGGCCACCAGGAGCCACCCCAGTGTCGCCACACTGGGGGAGCGTCACTTACTCGATGTCTGCCAGCTTGATCAGCAGCTGGATGCGGATGGAGGGTGGGAAGTCGACTGTGGAGAGAAGGAAACGCTCGGTGAGGGCCAGGGGGAAGTTTGGCCTCTCCAGGATCATCGGGAGCCGGACCCTGTGCCCACCTCTGTGCACGAAGAGATGGATCTCGGTGAGGATGTCCTGCAGGGCCAGGCCCTTCAGCGTCTTCAGCTCCATGATTTCTGGGATGAGAGTGAGTCAAGGCCTTGCTTCCAGGCTTTTCCCTGCCAGATCCCTGCTCCTCATCTCCGCAGCAACCCCGAGGGGCCTCCCCAGCGAGCAGCACCCGCCCCAGACAGATCACAGAGACCCCGGGGAAAGAGCAGGATTTATCCCAGCTGGGAATAACCCCCAGGGCAAAGGATACGGCGGTAGGCAGTGGAAAAATCCTGGTTCAGCATCCAGTCGAGGATGTTGGCGATGTCAGACTTGAGGGGATGCCCCGTGCAGGTGTAAACGTTCTCCTCTGTCACCTTCCCAAAGGCCATGGAGGTgctctgaggaagaggagggaacaGGGAGGATGAAGAGGcccctccagctcagctggCCAGGGGCTGATGGCCACATTCCCACCTGCAAGATATTGAGGGCCCTGCGCATGTCCCCGCTCGAGAGGGTCACCAGAGCCTTCATCCCGTCCTCAGTCACATCCACCCTGGAAAACAATGCCGAGGGAAGTGGAACCGTGGGAATCcaacctgctgctcctcccgggcagggaatggggacagAGGGGTGTGCAGGGATCCCCCGCTCACCCCTCCTCCTGGATGACGTGCTGGAGCCGCGGCACCATCAGCTCCGGGGTCAGGGGGCCGAAGCGGAAGCGGGTGCAGCGGGATTGCAGGGCGGGAATGATCTTGGAGAGGTAGTTGCAGATGAGGCAAAACCGGGTGTTTTCTGTGAACTTCTCGATCACTGcaaaaaggagggaggggaggaggatCCTTGGCTGCTGCCTCATCCTGATTCCCACCCTGTGCCGGCTGGATGAGGCTGATGGCTGCCCACAGTGTGGGATTCCCGCGGTGTGGAATTCCCAGTGCCCCTCACCTCTCCTCAGGGCATTCTGAGCATCCTGGGTCATGGCGTCGGCTTCATCCAGGATGACGAGCTTGAAGCCTTTCCTAGGAAAAAGGGTGGGTTTGATGCTGGAGAAGGGGGGAGCTGGGATGTTTGTTCCCAGCCTGACTCCTGGGAAGCCCTTCTTACATCCTCACCCTCCCTGCTTGCTGGGCACCttcccacctgctccagcacactGCCCACCCCGGGACCCCCCAAATCCCCTTCCCAACCCaagtgccagggcaggagcgTGCCAAAGGGACAGGGAGCTTTGGGAAGCACAGCCCCACCACGTACTTAAAGATGGTCCTGGTGCTGGCGAAGCTCAGGATGGGCCCTCGGACGATGTCGATGCCGCGGTCATCGGAGGCGTTGAGCTGGAAGGAGACAGTGTGGATCcgcatccctgcatcccaatCCACCCCATCCCATCGCATCTtgtcccatcccaccccatctcTTCCCgctccatcccatcccctccccgCTCACCTCCAGCACCATGGAGCCGAATTCCCGCTCCCGGTACAGCTGCCTGGCACAGGCCAGGATGGTGGATGTCTTCCCGGTGCCGGGCGGCCCATAGAGGAGCAAATGCGGGAGCCGATCCTCGCTGATGAAGCGCTGCACTGCGGGTTAACGGGATAACAGCGGGATAACAGCGGGATAACATCGGGATAACAACGGGATAACATCGGGATAACAACGGGATAACGGGGCCGGGGGACACTCGGGACCGGCGGGGGGAGTCACCGCGGGGGGCGAGGGGGATGTTAATTACCGGTGCTGAGGATGTCCCGGTGAGACACCAGCTCGGATAGCGCCTGCGGACGGTATTTCTCCACCCTGCACCGGGGAAGGAAAGGAGCGGAGGGTGAGCCCCGGGGCAGCTCCCGCCGCTTTATCCCGGTATCCCGGTATCCCCCCGCTCCCGGCCGTACCACGGCAGGTTCGCGCTGCCCGCCGGCGCCATGTTGGGAAGTCTCGCGAGAGCGCCGCGAAGCGCGCGAGagcgccggggcggggcgggtcTGAGGGGTCCGGGCGGGTCCCGCTGGATCGGGAAAATCCCGGCCCCTTCCAACCCCGAATGGGGCAATTCCcgggatgggacagccacagctgctctgggcaccctgtgccagggcctgcccaccctcccaggcaacaattccttcccaagatcccatccagccctgccctctggcactgggaagccattccctgtgtcctgtccctccatgccttgtcccccgtccctctccagctctcctggagcccctttaggccctgcaa containing:
- the WSB2 gene encoding WD repeat and SOCS box-containing protein 2 isoform X1; protein product: MKPSEEEPVLLAELKPGRPQRYDWKSSCETWSVAFSPDGAWFAWSQGHCVVKLIPWPLGEAELSCKTSERKSRGGKAETRSRGAAKEKTLECGQIVWGLAFSAWPAAEDGDTDPACTVGLPCLVLATGLNDGQIKVWEVQTGHLLFSLLGHQDVVRDLSFAPNGSPILVSASRDKTLRVWDLSRDGRQVQVLSGHVQWVYCCSISPDCSMLCSAAGEKSALLWSMRSYTLIRRLEGHQSSVVSCDFSPDSALLVTASYDACVIMWDPYTGEQLRTLRHVPLHSTLDSSSEIHTSSLRSVCFSPEGLYLATVADDRLLRIWALELRSPVAFAPMTNGLCCMYFPHGGFIATGTRDGHVQFWTAPRVLSSLKHLCRKALRTFLTTYQVLALPIPRKLKEFLTYRTF
- the WSB2 gene encoding WD repeat and SOCS box-containing protein 2 isoform X2, with product MKPSEEEPVLLAELKPGRPQRYDWKSSCETWSVAFSPDGAWFAWSQGHCVVKLIPWPLGEAELCKTSERKSRGGKAETRSRGAAKEKTLECGQIVWGLAFSAWPAAEDGDTDPACTVGLPCLVLATGLNDGQIKVWEVQTGHLLFSLLGHQDVVRDLSFAPNGSPILVSASRDKTLRVWDLSRDGRQVQVLSGHVQWVYCCSISPDCSMLCSAAGEKSALLWSMRSYTLIRRLEGHQSSVVSCDFSPDSALLVTASYDACVIMWDPYTGEQLRTLRHVPLHSTLDSSSEIHTSSLRSVCFSPEGLYLATVADDRLLRIWALELRSPVAFAPMTNGLCCMYFPHGGFIATGTRDGHVQFWTAPRVLSSLKHLCRKALRTFLTTYQVLALPIPRKLKEFLTYRTF
- the RFC5 gene encoding replication factor C subunit 5 isoform X1; amino-acid sequence: MAPAGSANLPWVEKYRPQALSELVSHRDILSTVQRFISEDRLPHLLLYGPPGTGKTSTILACARQLYREREFGSMVLELNASDDRGIDIVRGPILSFASTRTIFKKGFKLVILDEADAMTQDAQNALRRVIEKFTENTRFCLICNYLSKIIPALQSRCTRFRFGPLTPELMVPRLQHVIQEEGVDVTEDGMKALVTLSSGDMRRALNILQSTSMAFGKVTEENVYTCTGHPLKSDIANILDWMLNQDFSTAYRQIMELKTLKGLALQDILTEIHLFVHRGGHRVRLPMILERPNFPLALTERFLLSTVDFPPSIRIQLLIKLADIEYRLAAGTSEKIQLSSLIAAFQVTRDLVVAEA
- the RFC5 gene encoding replication factor C subunit 5 isoform X2 → MAPAGSANLPWVEKYRPQALSELVSHRDILSTVQRFISEDRLPHLLLYGPPGTGKTSTILACARQLYREREFGSMVLELNASDDRGIDIVRGPILSFASTRTIFKKGFKLVILDEADAMTQDAQNALRRVIEKFTENTRFCLICNYLSKIIPALQSRCTRFRFGPLTPELMVPRLQHVIQEEGVDVTEDGMKALVTLSSGDMRRALNILQSTSMAFGKVTEENVYTCTGHPLKSDIANILDWMLNQDFSTAYRQIMELKTLKGLALQDILTEIHLFVHRVDFPPSIRIQLLIKLADIEYRLAAGTSEKIQLSSLIAAFQVTRDLVVAEA